The genomic window TGCAGTTACTTCAGATTACTGGGTGTTGGATACCGACTACGATTCGTATGCGCTTGTTTATTCCTGCACAAACGTGAACGCTGACTACATGACAGGTAGGCTTGacgtttataaaataacacCTTCAACgctggtaaaaaaaaaagatagtaGAATATCATAACAACTGTTTAATTTCCAGTGTCTAGTTGGAAACTCAGTAGAACAAAGTCGTTATCTACTGCTGCCGCAACAGCTATTAACAACATTATGAGTAACATCCAAGTGTTAGATCAGAGGTACTACGTAAATCGTGATCAGTCTCCTGAAGGCTGTTTCTACTACCCTGACCCACAACCAGGACAAGCAGTTATCTTCCCAGGACAGTGTGATGATAACATCGTAGCGGTCCCGAACTTTGACCTGAATTTGGTAAGATTTACAAAATCTAGTAGGTATTCAATTCATTATTGAGTGCAGTTTAAGAAATACGGTTTGACTTTCAGTTCCAAGGCACATGGCATGAGATTACCTCCTATCCGAAGGATAACCAACCTGGCGAGTGTATCAGGGAGGTGTTCACGGTTACGTCACCCACAAGCATGCAGTTAAATTCATTTAGTGTCATAAATCAAAGAGAATACACTGCAGAAGGAGTAGTCACCTTTGCTACCGATGATGGTAGTGGAAAACTGCAAATTAACCTTATTAACATGGGACCACCAGGTAATGAAATCTTGTTTAAACatggaatattttttaccaaaatgagttgataaattcatattttattgtttttcgtTTACAGTTCCGGTGCCTTACTGGATTTTAAGCACGGACTACAATGACTATGCGTTGGTTTACAGTTGTAGAAACATTAACAGCGAACAAAGAGAAAGTTAGTAAGACATTTCAAAGATATTTCAGAAAGCCTTATTACAACTTATGTCCTTGTTCCGTCTTTTTGTGTTCTGAGTAAacttttacgatattttttatttcttttagtcTGGAGTTGGAAGCTCAGCAGAACTCAACAGCTGTCGACTGCTGGTAGCCAGGCTATCGACGAAGCAATGTTGGCCGTGGATGTGCTGAGGAATCAATACTTCGAAGACATTGACCAGTCTGATGCTGCTTGTTTCCACTTGCCTGACATTACACCCGGACAAGATGTCGTTCTTCCGGGCCAATGTGATGAGAACATCAGAGGAATACCCAACTTCGATTTAACACGGgtacgatttcatttcatttctccAAGGGCAACATGAAGTATGTAACCTTCAACGACAAATAATAGCTATGACTTTTAATGCAGGAGTAGAAGCTGCACTTTACATAGCAACCAGCTACAAGTCAGGCGGATGTTTCTATTACCATTTCGGGGCTGGCATGTTCCAAGATGAAAAGCCCGTGAAATaaaagactaaataaaaaagaagtTCCCAATTATATATCATTATATGTATGTCATTTTACAGTTCGCTGGAGAGTGGCGTCTTATTGAAAGCTACGGGTCCCGATACCAAAGTGGAACGTGCAACGTGGCTGAATACAGAGTACAATCCAGCAACGTCCTCGCTGTCACCAACTCACAGGTCGTCAATGCGGCACTGGGTTCTATTTCGGGAACTGCTACTGTTACTAGTACCGATGGAAGTGGACAACTCACTTTCGGTTACTCATCGAGTAAGTATTACAAAGAGTTAACACAAATCTTataaagtaattataataatattattactggATATCAATGCGTTAACAATAATCAAATCATTTCTACTTTCAAGGACCCCGGACGTATGAACTCTTTGTACTCGATACTGACTACGACTCGTACGCACTGTACTATGGCTGCGTCAACATGGCTAACAATCAAAGAAGAGGTAAATcgcataaaatatcaatttccatAGAAGCGTCAAACCCGACGTGATTATGTACTAAACAAATGTTGTTTGTCTTTAGTAACGAGTTGGAAGTTCAGTCGCACCAACACCCTGAGTCAAGCTgcaaacgacaaaataaatcaaatcatgGATTCCATCGAAGTCTTGCATCAGCCCTACTACTATACTGTGGATCGCACTCCCGAGGGTTGTTTCTACTTCCCTGTGCCTGACGGAAATACTCCGGTTAGGTTCCGTGGACAGTGTGATGAGAATATTCCTGTAGTTAACAACTTCGATGTTTCCCGGGTAAGTGTGTGAAATCAGCTTTGCTCAAAATTACTATCACTTTCATCAACTGTTGCTTTCAAAATGCCTATTTGAGTTCAAAATATCAGGGgattatctatttatatttgtaacttaatatttatttcagtatcAAGGGCTTTGGCACGACATTGAATCATATCCCGTGCCTTTCCAAGATGGCGACTGCCCCAACGCTTTCTACGCTCCGTACGACAGCTCCTCGGTTACTGTTACCAATACTCACGTCGTCAACCAGAAGCTGGACGTTATCACTGGGCTAGCAACAGCTTCTGCTGATGGAAGTGCGAAACTAAAAGTTACATTCAATATACAAAATAACCAGTGTAAGTTTTTGGAACGAAACAAACAGGATCTATTTCTGGGCAAAAACCTTTAcacttcaaatatttttgctttctGATTGCAGTTACTTCAGATTACTGGGTGTTAGATACCGACTACGATTCGTATGCGCTTGTTTATTCCTGTACAAACTTGAACGCTGACTACATGACAGGTAGGCTTGacgtttataaaataacacCTTTAACGCTGGTAAAAAAGAAAGATAATAGAATATCATAACAATTGTTTAATTTCCAGTGTCTAGTTGGAAACTCAGTAGAACAAAGTCGTTATCTACTGCTGCCGCAACAGCTATTAACAACATTATGAGTAACACCCAAGTGTTAGATCAGAGGTACTACGTAAATCGTGATCAGTCTCCTGAAGGCTGTTTCTACTACCCTGACCCACAACCAGGACAAGCGGTTATCTTCCCAGGACAGTGTGATGATAACATCGCAGCGGTCCCGAACTTTGACCTGAATCGCGtaagatttacaaaatatattaagtatttCATCCACTATTGTGCCTAAGTTGagtctattaaaaaaactatttgattTTCAGTTCCAAGGCACATGGCATGAGATTACCTCCTATCCAAAGGATAACCAACCTGGCGAGTGTATCAGGGAGGTGTTCACGGTTACGTCACCTACAAGCATGCAGTTAAATTCATTTAGTGTCATAAATCAAAGACTATTCACAGCAGAAGGAGTAGTGACATTTGCTACCGATGATGGTAGTGGAAAACTGCAGATCAACCTTATTAATATGGGACCGCCAGGTAACCGCAGCTTTACACATTTTTATGCCGTACATAGTGTATGTTGTTGTATGTATGTTAATGTAAATTAAACGTTGTTTCTTCATTTACAGTTCCGGTACCCTACTGGATTTTGACCACGGACTACATTGACTACGCGTTGGTATACAGTTGTAGGAACATCAACAGCGATCAGAGAGAAAGTAAGTTGAGACACTTTACGATAGCTTCAGAAAGCCTTACCACAGTACATTTGATTGtaatcgtgttttttttttaattattttagtctGGAGTTGGAAGCTCAGCAGAAGTCGACAACTGTCGGCTGCAGGCTCTCTGGCTATCGACAACGCAATGGCAGCCGTTGATGTACTGAGGAATAAATACTTCGAGGACATCCCACAAACAGACAGCGCTTGCTTCTATTACCCCGTTCTGGGCCCCAATGATCCTGTTATATTCCCTGGTCAATGTGACGCTAACATACCGGTCGTTCAGAACTTTGACGTTTCTATGGTAAGCAAAATTAGAGGTATATAATGGATCATCCATAGAATTGAAAATTGAATAGgacaaaatgtaattatttttttattttcagtacatGGGTCGTTGGCGATTAATTGAATCATATTACTCTGATTTCCAAGAAGGAACGTGCAATGCTGCTACGTACACTGAAAATGATGACGGCACAGTAGTCGTGTACAATACAAAAGTAGTCGAAGAACAGCTTAATAGTATAACAGGATCAGCGGTATTAGCTAGTGATGGAAGCGGAAAATTCACTGTTACTTTCCCTAATGGTATTTATTAACTTCATTAAatccgaataaaaaaaaacactgccttaaattaaatttgatttacaataaaaatgtttatttaatttctagGCGCAACACCTGTAGAATACTGGATTTTGGGCACAGACTATCACTCATATGCTTTGGTGTATAGCTGCGTCAATCTACCCGATGATCTCAGGAGAGGTAAGTCTGCTTTAGGACTGAGGACTAAACACATCAGATTGTTGGTATTATTGTCCAGCgttttcacatattttaacaatattgtattttaactTATTCAGTTTGGACCTGGAAATTGAGCAGGGGGGACAGTCTGTCAGACTATGCAACTCATTCGATCAACCAGATAATGAACTCCGTGGATGTTCTTGATGCTCGGTATTACCAGGCCGTGGACCAGACTGACACTGGCTGTTTCTACTTCCCCGAACCTGATAAGGACACTACTGTTGTGTTCCCTGGACAGTGCGATGAAAACATTCCCGTTGTTGCTAATTTCGATGCCGATAGGGTATGTCAACTTACATCCTGTCTCACTAGACATACGTAAcaagtgataaaaaatatatacctaactaGAGTTTAAACTATGAACTTTAAAAATGTGCTGATCCTCGAATTGGCCTCAAAGATTTTCTCATAGGGCCTGTGTATTAGCTTTGGTCAAACAATAATTCccgatccaagaataaatattttcatcttCTACAGTACGCCGGCACCTGGTACGACATTGAATCCTATCCAACGAGCTTCCAGTCTGGTACTTGTAACACCGTAACATACACGACCAATACCGATGGAACAATTACTGTTCAAAATACTCAAGTCGTGAACCAAGTATTACAGACTACGACAGGCACTGCTACTCAAACTGCTACCGATAATTCTGCTAAATTCGATGTGACGTTCACTCTGAGCTCTGGTCCAGGTAGAAACCATTATATTTGTCTTTAGTGCACTTGTGTTCGTTATTCCAACGAGTTTTACTGCAATATAACTATTTTCTGTTGCAGTCACTACTAAATATTGGGTACTGGCCACCGATTATGACTCCTACTCCCTGGTGTATTCATGCAGAAACATTGATTCAGAATCAAGAGCAGGtaaaacttagaaaaaaatgttatacaaaTAAGAGCTACTATTTTAGAACATGGGATATCAATTTTTGCTTGAACAGTTTACAGCTGGAAATTGAGCAGAACGCCGTATCTGCCAGCAGCCGCTGCACCAGTAATCAACGAAATAATCAACAGTGTACAAGTGCTTGAGCAACGTTACTATGTCCCAAGAAGCCATTCTGAGGAATCTTGCTTCTTTTACCCCGACAACAATGGTGGTGACGTCATTTTAAATGGCCAATGTCTACCTGACTTGGAAGTGCCAGCCGTTACGTCATTTAGTCCTAGCGCGGTGAGTAGTGAAACCATAAATCGTTAATAGCAGATAATTTAAATTCTAATCAATGATatctattaaatgtttttagttTTCTGGAGTATGGCATGAGGTAGCTAGATTCCCATCTActctacaaaatggtgaatgtACGGCTACCGAATATTTAACGAATGGTAATGGCTTCAATGTAATTAAAACAAGCGTGATTGAGGAAGCATTGTTGAGCACAAATCAAGTGGCCGAAGTTGATGCCACGGGGAGAGGTGTCATTAGGTTTGAAAGCAGTGAAGGTAAGTTCCACGATATACTCTCTAAAGTATTTTCCTGTATAAGTAATTTTACTATGAATCGAGTACctataccgtcagttgcacaaagctccattaaaattaaagcttcatgaaatctttttattttgttgacaaagaaagagtcagcaatagatttaaagaagctttaactttaatggagctttgtgcaactgacggctAATCAAGCAAACTTAATGGTCATTTGCATATTTAAAACGAAGCTTCCAATtatttctaaattcaaaaattagCAAGAATTTTGTCCTAAATAATCATTACATTGTTTATTTCAGTTCCCTTCAACAGTATCTACATATTGGCCACCGATAATACCCAATATGCTCTTGCATACAGCTGTAGAAACGTCGACGCCAACAGCAAGCAAAGTAACTAACATTTATTTCATACCACGTTATTTATCTTACTCTTATAATTCTCTATTAGATGTTTACCGTCAAATCATTGTTTGCAGTCTACAGTTGGAAGCTCAGTCGCTCCCGAGCAGGACTATCTGAAGCTGCAAACATTATTATCGATGAGCTTGTGAGCCAAAATATTGATCTCTTTGAGGGTTACTATCGATACACGAAACAAGATAACTCAGCGTGCTTCCACTATCCTGTGCACGATGAACTTCCCGATAGTATCATACTTCCTGGACCCTGCGATGATTCTATTCGTGGAATTCCTAACTTTAACACAAAAGAGGTAAGTACCTATCTTGTTTCACTAAATACATATCCCTGTCCCACTTAACACAACGATTGTTTAAATATACTGCCTCTACATCGCGGATTGAATGATTAAAATTGAAAACGTTTTACTAATTTACTTTAATGGTTTTTTTTACTTAGTATCTTGGAATCTGGAACGAAATCGCCAGATATCCAATAGCATCACAGCAAGGCCAGTGTAACCGTGGCGTATACACATCTCTTAATGATGTCATCTACGTGCAAAACAGCCAAGTAATCAATGAGCATTTAGCTACGATATCAGGCCAAGCTACACTTGTAGGCCAAGACGGCTACGGAGACCTATTAGTTACCTTCAACGTTGGTGacggtaagttatttattaatagccCTAACATTAAAATCTCACCAATTTTTGTAAAtcttaatgaaaatattaaaacatccTAACTTCAGTATTGCTGATGTAAGGAAGCAGATCTACTACATATTAATTGAAATGGCATTACATTCTACCTAATTAATCGTGTACCAAGActattataaaatttaatttactagTCGTTATATTCTAATCAAATTATTAGAACTAGTTGGCATagtgattaaaattataaatccgCTGATTGATCGATAATCAAAAAGAGTctagttttattgaaatatcaGCATTCGAAAAAGCAACCCCGATAAGAACAAAAAAGCAGAAGTAAAGGTGCTTGCGTATTATAAGAGTAACCTTAAGTAAGTGTTGTAttgatagaataaaataaaaaaaaaattgtgaatgtAACCTTTAAATTACAGAGACCAGAAGAGCAGAGTACTCCGTTCTAGAAACAGACTACATAAACTATGCCCTTTTGTACAGCTGTACAAACGTAGACGGTGGAAACAGACGAGGTAATACACcgaaacatttaattttgtagcTACTTTATCAATTACAACTAACGCTTACATGACAAAACCTTTAAAGttattaatgtttaataatataaatatgttttataaagaAATTCATGTTTGCTATCGATACGGTAGCTAAGTGTGGGAAGCAGTTAGTGTTTTAATACATATGACAAccagaaattaaatgaaaatttatttacagTGAACAGTTGGAAGCTGAGTAGAACCACAGAACTGTCTCCGCAAGCGaataatgctattaataatgtcATCGCTAACACAGAGGGGCTCCATGAAATGTATTACCAGACCACGAGCCAAACTGACGCAGACTGTTTCCACTATCCTGAGTTCAATAACCCAGAAACAATCGTGTTGCCTGGACCTTGTAACGAATCTATCACCGGAATGCCTAATTTCAGTATTGCTAATGTAAGGAAGCAGATCTACTACATAATTGAAATGGCATTACATTCTACCTAATTAATCGTGTAACACGGCTGTTATGAAATTTACGAAGTAACAATATGTATGTGGGATATTAGGTAATTGCATTGATCCATTGTTTTTACAGTATCTCGGAGATTGGATTGAAGTGGCCAGATACCCACAAACAGCTCAAACTGGACAATGTAACCGAGCCACATACTCTAGTGATGGTGTCAATTCCATCTCTATAGTCAACAGCCAAGTGGTTAATGAGGCTTTATCAACGATATCAGGCCAAGGTGTACTTGCCAGTAACGACGGATCTGGAGTACTGCGAGTCACTTTCAACGTTGGTGGTGGTAagaatttaaattacattaatacTAGGCTCACTGAGACGAAATATTTTAGTTCATGCATTATTTTATAATGCTAGAGTAAACTAATGTTAATTAAGAATTATAAGTTAACATATTTCTGGTTTAATGAAAtggattacaatattttattgcagaGAACAGAATTTCAGACTACTACGTACTCGCAACAGATTATACAACTTATTCTCTTGTGTACACTTGCACAAACCTACCTGAGGGAAGAAGACAAGGtaagataataaaaacaattcaaatCTGATTTCAAAAACTTGAAGCTAGTAAGCTAAAtagcttttttaaaataattgttcaaaATCTCTACAATCCTGCTTGTCTTTTTTCACAGTTGGCAGTTGGAAACTGAGTAGAACTGGCACATTAAGCCCAACCGCTCTTGACATCATGGATGACGTGATCAGCGACACGCAGGGCCTCAACCAAACCTATTACCAAGAAACAAGTCAGACTGACGATTCTTGCTTCTATTACCCGGAACCAGTGATTGATGGACTTGGCACATCCATTCTGTTGCCTGGAAGCTGTGATACATCTATTAAAGGCGTTGAAAACTTTAATGTAACTGCTGTAAGTGTTTGAAAATCGTATTCTGCAAATTGCGAagaatcaaactttttagttatTGCAATAATGTCCTCTTACATTATTTTCAGTTTGCGAGAACTTGGTATCACATCCGGCGATACGACTCAGTCCAGGGCAGGTCTTGCAGTGGCACTAGATTGAGAGTTAACGAACAAACTAGTAACCTGGATATTACTGACTTCGATGTCGTTGGTGGAGAATTAGCGACGACGGACTATACAGGTCGGGTCAGTTCTACCGACGGAAGTGGAAAAATCACTATAGAAATTCCTGCTGCGAACTCAGGtggtaagtaaaatatttttataagcacATTTTTGGCTTTTTCCAAACATTTGCTATAAATAGGTTTCATTTTCAGAATCAACGGAGATGGATCTATACATTTTGGCGACTAACTACAACGAATATGCCCTCGCGTACTCTTGCGAAAATGTTGGCACACGACGCCGAGGTAGGTTGTTCATCAACATGGTGATTTTCTTCTACCAATTAAGCTATTGTGATGCAGTAGATAATCttaaaatacaagctgttgatttgcatccgtgccatattcaaggaggtaattatgctaatgattctcgacccaaatcaattaaaaaattggtacgtatttttttttctttattttttttttcagaattccgtaaatgtcatctagccttatttaatttggcgcgtatgttactggcgttgaaaccgtgctgcaccctcacacaaacgcaaacacaaagcatacgcaacgatcactcataaatttcattcataaaattggattacttcggaaataccacgacattacaatgacaaaaaaagcagtgcatattagttatttcccatctactgtaattccaatcgattatttacgtattgtatgtcctcctcctgaactatggcacaaatgcaaatcaacaccttgtagaaCTATCCTTTATTAGCTCAGTTGATGGCAAATCTTCCTACGACTACTAAAACCTTTCATGATTTTCAACTAATTATTTATCAATGCATCTAATTTACTCTCACAGTTCGTGCATGGCAGCTGAGCACTGACAGAACAATGCCAGCTTCAGGCGTCGCCGTCATCAACGAACTCGAACAGAACATGCGGGAACTTCACAATCCGTACTTCAACCAAGTGCCCCACAACGAAGATTGTGAGGAACCCAGCTCAGCAATTCTGTTCAAGAGCAGTATTATTGTGATATTTATATGTACTGTATTGCAAGCGCTATGGTAGAAATTACCTAGGATCTATTTAGATGTAAATTATTCAGACCAGTTGTacataatgtttttatatttattttaagaagaaatataattaaattctaaGATAATAGTCactgttgttttatttcatttcacatTCTCTTTGAGGCTTAAGCAATACCAAAACActtttgtgttaaataaatatgaatgttaTGGAAACCAGGTCAATAACGTACGATGGGCTTCTGTCATTCTTATGGGTTGGAATGCGGCGTGAGGCAGGGGGTTAACCTCACCCACGCTTTTTAACCTTTACATGAATGAGATGATCGAGGAGCTCAGCAGTACCAGAGTCGGTTGTTTTATAGACGGTTTTTCTGTAAACCATATAAGTTATGCGGATGATAAGGTGCTCCTGAGTGCCTCGGTTTGTGGTCTCTGACGGCTTATTGCACAGTGTGAAGAGTACGCCAGAACACATGGTCTGATTTCTAATAGCAGCAAATCAGAGATTATGGTATTTGAGAGCGGTGGACGAtaccagtaataaaattaaacgaaAAACCCTTTATACATACACAAATTCAAATATATACTTGACCCCCGATCTCAAAGATGATGCTGATGTAGAACGAGAGCGGAGAGCGTTTTCGATTAGAGCGAACATGCTGGTCCGCAGATTTGCTCGCCAGAAATAAAAGTTACTCTCTTTCGGGCTTACTGCACGATATTTTACACCTGCAGCCTGTGGCCCAGATGTACGCGGAAGTCCTACAGCGGTCTCCACGTTCAGTGTAATAGTGCGTTTAGGATGCTGCTGGGGCTGCCCTGTTTCTGTAGCGATGTTTGATGTACATGTAGATTTCTTCTATGCAACAATGCGAAAGCGGGCTGCAACCCTGGTGAGTAAGGTGCGGATCAGCTCCAACAGTATCCTAAACATTATAGCTGATAGGTTGGATTGGGTTTATAGAAATCGCTGTTGCGCTATTTCTCACGGTATGGCACAGAAATAACTTAttggtatgttttgttttaaattaacataaaattaagtttttaactAACATTATGAGTAGAAGACACACAGAAGTGGAGAAATACAGAATGTTACAAAAGAATCCTAAAGTTGAAAGGAGGATAAAATCCTATCACACAAaaatttttaaatactaaatggatgttattacaaaaaatatttcattccatTGCATGTAAACATCCATTTAACTTTCTTGTAATAacattgaataattttatttaggtagatCAAAGCATCAATTAAACGACAAAACAGTcatcaaaaattacaaatataaagaaactagcttctgccagcggtttcacccgcatcccgtggggacctgtgcacgaacccggataaaaagtagtctatagccttcctcgataaatgggctatctaacaccgaaagaattgttcaaatcagaccagtagttcctgagattagcgcgttcaaacaaacaaacaaactcttcagcattataattttagtatagattgttatttttaataccaGAGTGCTAAGTTGTCTGAAGCCAGTGCTCGCGACGTCACGCAACTTGTTTCAACATGACACTCCAGCACAATATGGCGTCAATTGGTGACGTCACGAACCCTGGCCAGTCTgctgattattttttatagatattgacgtcgtggtggcctagtgggcaaagaaccaacttctTAAGGGGGCGCGGGTTCGCttctaggtcaggcaagtaccaatgcaacttttctagacactgatgactgtgtttcggatggcagtcgttacggatagtcagaagccagtaagtctgacagcagtctaaccaaggagtattgggttaccctggtaactgggttgagggttTGAGGAAATGAGGAGGTCAGAatggggcagtcgctccttgtaaaacactggtactcagctacatccggttagactgcaagccgacgccaacatagttaggaaaaaggctcggaggatgatgatgatattgctatgaataattttatgtattagtttataagtacagttaatgaaatatgtgtatttctatttttatgggaactagttgcctgaaataaaggaataaataaataatttccgaACACAGACATGATATTCACAAACACTCCACATGACGTTCTAAATTAAATTTACTTTGTCGCTCCGGCTAAAGGATAAAAACAGCTTTTGCACTCAGATATCGAAGCGTATGATTTTATTGGCaccatacaaaaacaaaataaagacatgtgtaaataaatttcaaaaataagttCTAAGTTTCAAAATGTGCAGCAATCATTGcgataattttgtataattatgCCAAATTCCTAGGGACTTCGCCAATACGGCCtgatttattgtaaaatataaacaatcaaGATGATATGAAGGGATTATTACGTAGATAAAGATAATAGATGGCTGATAGTCAGATTATAAGATACTTACCAAATACCAAAAATACGATAATACACTAATTAGTAAGCATGAAGCAGTCTGTTTTTACAAGACAGTATGCACCTGCTCAAAGTCCTTGCATAGGTAACTTCAATTATGTAAGTACACAACAACAACACAGGTTTTGCAAAtcaactcaaaataaaaaaaacaagctGTTCACTGGACCTTACCTAGTGCATGATAGAATCTAACTGTACTATTCCCAGTTAAAAAGGCTGACTGACTGTCTCGTTACGCGCGACTTGTCGCGTAGGTAGtgcgactgctgtgcacgaggtctcgggttcgattctcgggacGGGctaaaatcgctttgtgggttttagaaactttcacacaGCACCCCGGTGTCTGGAAGTTGACAGTGTTACACTCCCGTGCCTGGGAGGACACG from Helicoverpa zea isolate HzStark_Cry1AcR chromosome 20, ilHelZeax1.1, whole genome shotgun sequence includes these protein-coding regions:
- the LOC124640271 gene encoding uncharacterized protein LOC124640271 isoform X3; the encoded protein is MMSKLIILVFSLLGLSSVCVGQIVQLGQCDANVPIQEDFDLESFLGTWHEISRLDNPNQPGDCSLYELANENNVLNIKHSSVNRNFHEEAKGTVTQDGNTAKLKLSISSFENPIDFWVRSTDYSTFAITFSCENISNLQRRIHIWVLGRERAFSEMALALIYTTILNTFGIQSSEFRTIDHSDDACYILPVIEPGEPIILPGQCDPTLPVLQNFNVDRFSGLWHQISSYETPNTNGACVRSEFSRSNEGVNIVNSEVVNQQLLTLDGHATVSSTDNSAKLSVVLNIPGATNTPQDLWILASDYDTYAVAYTCINTSPTNKQVYSWILSRTRVMPQTVQTTVDQVVDSYMDLNYQYYKQTDQSDAGCFFYPEPVANQPVVFRGQCESVNVQAMQNFNIERYMGLWHNIELYPTAFQSGTCSNADYELVGSSVTVVNTQVNNERLYTVNAVGVPAASDGSAKLVVTFPIPGSDQTVSSDYWVLDTDYDNYALVYSCSNLNADEMQVSSWKLSRAKSLSTASSTAINNIINTVSVLDSRYYETMDQSVQGCFYFPEAQAGVPVVFPGQCDENIAVVQDFDLQRFLGVWHEIQSYPKAEQSGHCINHQYTPLDNTRLNLESSSVNDQFLGIINGVVARASATDNAGRLTATITVNGEAKTIPFWILNTDYTDYAFAYSCVNLNSDFRGVWSWKLSRTKQLSAAANTAIASIVASNVVLQDTYFERIDQSDEACFYLPELERGEAVILPGQCDTSIRGIPNFDITKYSGRWRLVESYGSDFQVGTCNVARYTVENPTTLSVVNSQVINAELAEISGTATISSNDGTGELTFSFPSQSASFEFKILTTDYISYALGYGCVNINNNQRRVYSWKMSRDNTLSQNAIDSMNRVIDSINVLNNRFYYYVDRTDTGCFYFPTPDPSSIVRFRGQCENIPVVTGFNTQRYLGTWYDIESYPGDFQDGTCNTATYSEGNDVTIVNTQVVNQLLVSIRGNAVLEASTDGSAKLKATFNIGGTDVTSEYWVLATDYDSYSLVYSCRPIDDEYVQVTSWKLSRTRTLPTAAANAINNVMSNIRVLDQRYFLPRDQSAQGCFYYPEPQPGQAVIFPGQCDDNIAAVPNFDLNLFQGTWHEITSYPKNNQPGECIREVFTVTSATSMHLNSFSVINQREYTAEGVVTFATDDGSGKLQINLINMGPPVPVPYWILSTDYNDYALVYSCRNINSEQREIWSWKLSRTQQLSTAGSQAIDEAMLAVDVLRNQYFEDIDQSDAACFHLPDITPGQDVVLPGQCDENIRGIPNFDLTRFAGEWRLIESYGSRYQSGTCNVAEYRVQSSNVLAVTNSQVVNAALGSISGTATVTSTDGSGQLTFGYSSRPRTYELFVLDTDYDSYALYYGCVNMANNQRRVTSWKFSRTNTLSQAANDKINQIMDSIEVLHQPYYYTVDRTPEGCFYFPVPDGNTPVRFRGQCDENIPVVNNFDVSRYQGLWHDIESYPVPFQDGDCPNAFYAPYDSSSVTVTNTHVVNQKLDVITGLATASADGSAKLKVTFNIQNNQFTSDYWVLDTDYDSYALVYSCTNLNADYMTVSSWKLSRTKSLSTAAATAINNIMSNTQVLDQRYYVNRDQSPEGCFYYPDPQPGQAVIFPGQCDDNIAAVPNFDLNRFQGTWHEITSYPKDNQPGECIREVFTVTSPTSMQLNSFSVINQRLFTAEGVVTFATDDGSGKLQINLINMGPPVPVPYWILTTDYIDYALVYSCRNINSDQREIWSWKLSRSRQLSAAGSLAIDNAMAAVDVLRNKYFEDIPQTDSACFYYPVLGPNDPVIFPGQCDANIPVVQNFDVSMYMGRWRLIESYYSDFQEGTCNAATYTENDDGTVVVYNTKVVEEQLNSITGSAVLASDGSGKFTVTFPNGATPVEYWILGTDYHSYALVYSCVNLPDDLRRVWTWKLSRGDSLSDYATHSINQIMNSVDVLDARYYQAVDQTDTGCFYFPEPDKDTTVVFPGQCDENIPVVANFDADRYAGTWYDIESYPTSFQSGTCNTVTYTTNTDGTITVQNTQVVNQVLQTTTGTATQTATDNSAKFDVTFTLSSGPVTTKYWVLATDYDSYSLVYSCRNIDSESRAVYSWKLSRTPYLPAAAAPVINEIINSVQVLEQRYYVPRSHSEESCFFYPDNNGGDVILNGQCLPDLEVPAVTSFSPSAFSGVWHEVARFPSTLQNGECTATEYLTNGNGFNVIKTSVIEEALLSTNQVAEVDATGRGVIRFESSEVPFNSIYILATDNTQYALAYSCRNVDANSKQIYSWKLSRSRAGLSEAANIIIDELVSQNIDLFEGYYRYTKQDNSACFHYPVHDELPDSIILPGPCDDSIRGIPNFNTKEYLGIWNEIARYPIASQQGQCNRGVYTSLNDVIYVQNSQVINEHLATISGQATLVGQDGYGDLLVTFNVGDETRRAEYSVLETDYINYALLYSCTNVDGGNRRVNSWKLSRTTELSPQANNAINNVIANTEGLHEMYYQTTSQTDADCFHYPEFNNPETIVLPGPCNESITGMPNFSIANYLGDWIEVARYPQTAQTGQCNRATYSSDGVNSISIVNSQVVNEALSTISGQGVLASNDGSGVLRVTFNVGGENRISDYYVLATDYTTYSLVYTCTNLPEGRRQVGSWKLSRTGTLSPTALDIMDDVISDTQGLNQTYYQETSQTDDSCFYYPEPVIDGLGTSILLPGSCDTSIKGVENFNVTAFARTWYHIRRYDSVQGRSCSGTRLRVNEQTSNLDITDFDVVGGELATTDYTGRVSSTDGSGKITIEIPAANSGESTEMDLYILATNYNEYALAYSCENVGTRRRVRAWQLSTDRTMPASGVAVINELEQNMRELHNPYFNQVPHNEDCEEPSSAILFKSSIIVIFICTVLQALW